A genomic stretch from Empedobacter stercoris includes:
- a CDS encoding S66 peptidase family protein produces MIQPDFLKEGDKIAIVAPAKRMLQGELDEAIELIKSWKLVPVLGKNIYTEYDFGYKYAGTDELRTEDFQWALDDVEIKAIWCARGGYGSVKIIDELDLTNFKKHPKWIIGYSDITVFHNHFNRLGFQTLHGVTAKKLANTTYHPTSYQSVYEALFGHEINYEIQSHSSNNLGEVNGELIGGNLSIVYSLLGSESAISNPSEKILFLEDWFENWYAVDRMLMNLKRNGILNQVKGIILGSFTHMDTEEENAENYNLPFDPKTYEVIHSFTKNLNVPVVYGFPAGHTGHNVALKMGAKVHLNVTSNNVNLYFID; encoded by the coding sequence ATGATTCAACCCGATTTTCTAAAAGAAGGTGATAAAATAGCAATCGTTGCGCCTGCAAAACGTATGTTGCAAGGCGAATTAGACGAAGCAATAGAGTTAATTAAATCTTGGAAGTTAGTTCCAGTTCTTGGAAAAAATATCTATACTGAATATGATTTTGGCTACAAATATGCTGGAACAGATGAATTAAGAACCGAAGATTTTCAGTGGGCATTAGATGATGTTGAGATCAAAGCAATTTGGTGTGCTCGTGGTGGATATGGTTCTGTAAAAATTATTGATGAATTAGATTTAACGAACTTTAAAAAACATCCAAAATGGATTATAGGTTATTCAGATATTACTGTTTTTCATAATCATTTTAATCGTTTAGGATTTCAGACATTACATGGTGTTACAGCGAAGAAATTAGCTAATACTACTTATCATCCTACATCTTATCAAAGTGTTTATGAAGCATTGTTTGGACATGAAATTAATTATGAAATTCAATCACATTCATCTAATAATTTAGGCGAAGTAAATGGAGAATTAATTGGAGGGAATTTGTCTATTGTTTATTCTCTTTTAGGAAGTGAATCTGCAATTTCAAATCCTTCTGAAAAAATTTTATTTTTGGAAGATTGGTTCGAGAATTGGTATGCTGTTGATCGTATGTTAATGAATTTGAAACGAAATGGAATCTTAAATCAAGTAAAAGGAATTATTCTTGGAAGTTTTACACATATGGATACCGAAGAAGAAAATGCCGAAAACTATAATCTTCCTTTTGATCCTAAAACGTATGAAGTGATTCATAGTTTTACAAAAAATCTTAATGTTCCTGTAGTTTATGGCTTTCCAGCTGGACATACAGGTCATAATGTAGCATTAAAAATGGGTGCAAAAGTTCATCTAAATGTTACCTCAAATAATGTAAATTTGTATTTTATAGATTAA
- a CDS encoding TonB-dependent receptor: MKLLFVGAFAFTASLSFAQVVEPTDSTVVEQEENVSLNETLIIGKGVIDLQEDRKTPIAATTITKEVIEQKVGANDITQAFVNTPSVYVAGQGGGFGDSRIITRGFDQSNTAFLLNGQPINGMEDGKVYWSNWAGMSDIANAVQIQRGLGSSKLAISSVGGTYNFVTRATDKKQGGFFSAGLGNDNYFKSTLGYNTGLINDKFGVSVMLTHWQGNGYNEMSEGQGQNYFVSFGYKPAENHTLNLLLTGAPQWHDQNSRNKISEFLKYGKKYNSNWGNLNGEKFNERRNYYHKPVTNLNWDWDINGKTSLSTVVYASWGRGGGSSSAGTKIGEDGQRNLQEVFDKQSLEGGEASARILSSVNNHQWYGMVSNLNRKLTENLSLNVGFDLRTYKGEHFRQLNNTLGADYYTEKYNKQHPGSYQVNKTYSRNPWKALNDFADNYSQKLGWDYSERINYGGLFAQIEYAKDNLTAFFQGSVSNQGNQRWDYFNYEEGKEKSEKVTNWGYNLKGGLGYTIADNHQVFANAGYYSRQPYNDNLFMNYKNDINPFAENEKILGLELGYKFKARNFWANFNAYYTTWENRITSSSKFIDENGDANYPGIANAYVYTVNQGVKQEHKGVELELNYKPVRELTLTGFASLGDWKYKGQATTTDYDENQNVLGAARKENWDGLKVGDAAHTQFGLGAKYEFLKGFSVDADYRYNGDLYSSKVTEKDGNLELPSYNIMDAGITWTQKLTPKNRLSLRFNVNNVFNHIYISESSTNIQQADGVDNYKGINVNNQVYFGYGRTWNASVKFTF, translated from the coding sequence ATGAAGCTTTTATTCGTAGGAGCTTTTGCCTTTACGGCATCGTTATCTTTCGCTCAAGTTGTAGAACCAACAGATTCTACTGTGGTTGAACAAGAGGAAAACGTATCTTTAAATGAAACATTAATCATTGGTAAAGGTGTAATCGACTTACAAGAAGACCGAAAAACACCTATCGCAGCAACTACAATTACAAAAGAAGTAATTGAACAGAAAGTAGGTGCTAATGATATTACACAAGCATTCGTTAATACGCCGTCTGTATATGTTGCAGGACAAGGTGGTGGTTTCGGAGATTCACGTATTATAACACGCGGTTTTGATCAGTCAAATACAGCTTTCTTATTGAATGGGCAACCAATCAATGGAATGGAAGATGGTAAAGTATATTGGTCTAACTGGGCTGGAATGTCTGATATTGCTAATGCAGTTCAAATTCAACGTGGTTTAGGATCTTCAAAATTAGCTATTTCATCTGTAGGAGGTACTTATAACTTTGTTACAAGAGCAACAGACAAAAAACAAGGAGGTTTTTTTAGTGCAGGTTTAGGTAACGACAACTATTTCAAATCTACTTTAGGTTATAATACAGGTTTAATCAATGATAAATTTGGTGTATCTGTAATGTTGACTCACTGGCAAGGTAATGGATACAACGAAATGTCTGAAGGTCAAGGTCAAAACTACTTTGTTTCTTTCGGGTACAAACCAGCAGAAAATCATACATTAAATTTGTTACTAACTGGTGCTCCACAATGGCATGACCAAAATTCAAGAAACAAAATTTCTGAATTCTTGAAATATGGAAAAAAATACAACAGTAACTGGGGTAATTTAAATGGAGAGAAATTTAATGAAAGAAGAAATTATTACCACAAGCCAGTAACTAACTTAAACTGGGATTGGGATATTAATGGTAAAACATCTTTATCTACAGTTGTCTATGCTTCTTGGGGTAGAGGTGGAGGATCTTCTTCTGCAGGTACTAAAATTGGTGAAGATGGACAAAGAAACTTACAAGAAGTTTTCGATAAACAATCACTAGAGGGGGGTGAAGCTTCTGCACGTATTTTATCATCTGTTAACAATCACCAATGGTACGGAATGGTTTCTAACTTAAACCGTAAATTGACAGAAAACTTAAGCTTAAATGTAGGTTTTGATTTAAGAACATATAAAGGAGAGCACTTCCGTCAATTAAACAATACTTTAGGAGCTGATTATTATACAGAAAAATACAATAAACAACACCCAGGATCTTACCAAGTAAATAAAACTTATTCAAGAAATCCATGGAAAGCGTTAAATGATTTTGCTGATAATTACTCTCAAAAATTAGGTTGGGATTACAGCGAAAGAATTAACTACGGCGGATTATTTGCTCAAATAGAATATGCCAAAGATAATTTAACTGCATTCTTTCAAGGGTCTGTTTCTAACCAAGGAAATCAACGTTGGGACTACTTCAATTACGAAGAAGGAAAAGAAAAATCAGAAAAAGTTACAAACTGGGGGTACAACTTAAAAGGAGGTTTAGGTTATACAATTGCTGATAATCACCAAGTATTTGCTAATGCAGGATACTATTCTCGTCAGCCTTATAATGATAACTTATTCATGAATTACAAAAATGATATTAACCCATTTGCTGAAAACGAAAAAATCTTAGGTTTAGAATTAGGATATAAATTTAAAGCAAGAAATTTCTGGGCTAATTTCAATGCATATTATACAACTTGGGAAAACAGAATCACTTCATCTAGTAAATTTATCGATGAAAACGGTGATGCTAATTATCCAGGAATTGCAAATGCATATGTTTATACTGTAAACCAAGGAGTGAAACAAGAGCACAAAGGTGTTGAGTTAGAATTGAATTATAAACCAGTTCGCGAATTAACTTTAACAGGTTTCGCATCTTTAGGAGATTGGAAATATAAAGGTCAAGCAACTACAACTGATTATGATGAAAATCAAAATGTTCTTGGAGCTGCAAGAAAAGAAAACTGGGACGGTTTAAAAGTTGGAGATGCAGCGCATACTCAATTTGGATTAGGTGCAAAATATGAATTCTTAAAAGGATTCTCTGTAGACGCAGATTATCGTTACAACGGAGATTTATATTCTTCTAAAGTAACTGAAAAAGATGGTAACTTAGAATTACCTTCTTATAATATAATGGATGCTGGTATTACATGGACTCAAAAATTGACTCCAAAAAATAGATTATCATTACGTTTTAACGTTAATAATGTATTTAATCACATTTATATTTCAGAATCGAGCACTAATATTCAACAAGCAGATGGTGTTGATAACTACAAAGGAATTAACGTAAACAACCAAGTTTACTTCGGTTACGGAAGAACATGGAATGCTTCGGTTAAATTCACTTTCTAA
- a CDS encoding TonB-dependent receptor, whose protein sequence is MRLNSTKLLLVGAFALMASLSFAQVVEPTDSTKVEQDENVSLGETLIIGKGVIDIVEDRKTPVAVSTISKASIEDKAVGNVDFPEIFATTPSVYVSGQAGGFGDSQMFLRGFSSQNTAYLLNGQPINGMEDGNLYWSNWSAMTEVANAVQIQRGLGSSKLAISSVGGTVNMVTRATDKKQGGFVRFNTGNDSYMSATISYNTGMKGKWGASFLFNQTSMHRSWAQGTSANSQAYFVSVGYKPNDRHNINFMIFGAPQEHGQNYSTKSEKQWAEAEKYGYGKKYNTTYGYLNGKGENLRTNFYHKPVANLNWDWTINENMNLSTVLYASTGTGGGTSGVGRASSTLKNGLVDFDLIQGNNMLDPDGIGNNGGKDINGVNNVSNGAIRTSVNNHFWYGGVTNLNFDTKTGWNFNLGADVRFYHGNHFQQMSNLFGLKGWSEVNKSNGQTVVVTETFGTNPWSALFKSAKKGQRISRDYSEDINYQGAFGQVEYSNEIFTVFGQGAISNQFYQKFDTWNYGGVEEASKKVNKTGWNVKGGLSVNINDENTVFANAGRYSRQPFLDNVFEYNKVDLREPNVENEEITGFEVGYKYETRNLRVNINAYHTKWGNRFLGMSGSIMQPDNTTRPIYTAYTDIAQIHKGIEIDFDAKVSQAFSLYGFASYGDWKYDGETPFESMYTDDDTIFEKGNVDLTGTYIGEAAQFTFGMGTKVNFTRNLYWDVDFMYNARAYGQVNPEDVVKSALKGEVYQAEKISPFARVNTGVAYEFKFGKQKIKFRGNVRNLFNDQYVSRIDRNGYGYAVGRTWNAGVTYSF, encoded by the coding sequence ATGAGGTTAAACTCAACTAAGCTTTTACTTGTAGGAGCTTTTGCCTTAATGGCATCATTATCTTTCGCCCAAGTTGTTGAACCAACAGATTCTACAAAGGTTGAACAGGACGAAAACGTATCTTTAGGAGAGACATTAATTATTGGTAAAGGAGTAATCGATATCGTTGAAGATCGTAAAACTCCGGTAGCTGTTTCTACAATTAGTAAAGCTTCAATTGAAGATAAAGCGGTAGGAAATGTAGATTTTCCAGAAATCTTTGCTACAACACCATCAGTTTATGTTTCTGGACAAGCAGGAGGGTTTGGTGATTCTCAAATGTTTTTACGAGGATTTAGTAGTCAAAATACGGCTTATTTATTAAACGGACAGCCTATTAACGGGATGGAAGATGGTAACTTGTATTGGTCTAATTGGTCTGCAATGACTGAGGTGGCAAATGCAGTTCAAATTCAACGTGGTTTAGGATCTTCTAAATTAGCTATTTCTTCTGTTGGTGGTACTGTAAATATGGTTACCAGAGCGACAGATAAAAAACAAGGTGGTTTTGTAAGATTTAATACGGGTAACGATAGTTACATGAGTGCGACAATTTCTTATAACACAGGAATGAAAGGTAAATGGGGAGCATCGTTCTTATTTAACCAAACATCTATGCATAGATCTTGGGCGCAAGGGACAAGTGCTAATTCGCAAGCCTATTTTGTTTCTGTAGGTTATAAACCAAATGATCGTCATAACATTAACTTTATGATTTTTGGTGCGCCACAAGAACATGGTCAAAACTATTCAACAAAAAGTGAAAAGCAGTGGGCTGAAGCTGAAAAGTACGGCTATGGCAAAAAGTATAATACAACTTATGGCTATTTAAACGGTAAAGGAGAAAATCTAAGAACTAACTTTTACCACAAGCCAGTAGCTAACTTAAACTGGGACTGGACAATTAATGAGAATATGAACTTATCTACAGTACTTTATGCTTCAACAGGTACAGGAGGAGGAACTTCTGGTGTTGGTAGAGCTTCAAGTACGTTAAAAAATGGATTAGTTGATTTTGATTTAATTCAAGGTAACAATATGTTAGATCCAGATGGAATTGGAAATAACGGAGGTAAAGATATTAACGGAGTTAACAATGTATCAAATGGTGCAATTCGTACTTCGGTAAATAACCATTTTTGGTATGGAGGAGTAACAAATTTAAACTTTGATACTAAAACCGGGTGGAACTTCAACTTAGGTGCTGACGTTCGTTTTTACCATGGAAATCACTTCCAACAAATGAGTAACTTATTTGGACTAAAAGGATGGTCAGAAGTTAACAAATCAAATGGTCAAACAGTTGTTGTAACAGAAACTTTTGGAACTAATCCTTGGTCAGCATTATTCAAATCAGCTAAAAAAGGACAAAGAATATCAAGAGATTATTCTGAGGATATTAACTACCAAGGAGCTTTTGGACAAGTTGAATATTCTAATGAGATCTTTACAGTATTCGGTCAAGGAGCAATCTCTAACCAATTCTACCAAAAATTTGATACTTGGAATTATGGAGGTGTAGAAGAAGCTTCTAAAAAAGTAAACAAAACAGGGTGGAATGTTAAAGGAGGTTTGTCTGTTAACATTAACGATGAAAATACTGTTTTTGCAAACGCAGGACGTTACTCTCGTCAACCATTCTTAGATAATGTATTCGAATATAATAAAGTTGATTTACGTGAGCCAAATGTAGAGAACGAGGAAATTACAGGTTTCGAAGTTGGTTACAAGTATGAAACAAGAAACTTAAGAGTAAACATTAACGCTTACCATACAAAATGGGGGAACCGTTTCTTAGGTATGTCTGGATCAATAATGCAACCAGATAATACAACTAGACCAATTTATACAGCTTATACTGATATTGCTCAAATACATAAAGGTATTGAAATTGATTTTGATGCTAAAGTTTCTCAAGCATTCAGCTTATATGGATTCGCATCTTACGGTGATTGGAAATATGACGGAGAAACTCCATTCGAATCTATGTACACAGATGATGATACAATTTTCGAGAAAGGGAATGTTGATTTAACAGGAACATATATCGGAGAGGCAGCTCAATTTACATTTGGTATGGGAACAAAAGTTAACTTCACAAGAAACTTATATTGGGATGTAGATTTTATGTACAATGCTCGTGCATATGGACAAGTGAATCCAGAAGATGTTGTTAAAAGCGCATTAAAAGGAGAAGTTTATCAAGCAGAAAAAATCTCACCTTTTGCTCGTGTTAACACTGGAGTAGCTTATGAGTTTAAATTTGGTAAGCAAAAAATCAAATTTAGAGGAAATGTACGTAACTTATTCAATGATCAATATGTAAGTAGAATTGATAGAAATGGATACGGATATGCAGTAGGTAGAACTTGGAATGCAGGTGTTACTTATAGCTTCTAA
- the nadC gene encoding carboxylating nicotinate-nucleotide diphosphorylase: MNLPTYITNEKLQTFIRQAFLEDVGDGDHSTLACVPYDSMQEAELKVKDNGIIAGIELAKIIFATFDPSLKIEFYKNDGDSVSFGDVAFKVKGSSQSILTCERLVLNCMQRMSGIATYAHEMMELVKGTNAKILDTRKTTPNFRMIEKWAVKIGGAENHRFGLYDMVMLKDNHVDFCGTITKAVAQTKDYLAKHHLHLKIEVETRNMDEVKEALEANVDFIMLDNFDLETLKEAVIYINGKTKTEASGGITKDSVRAIAETGVDFISSGAIIHSAPNFDLSLKAIK, encoded by the coding sequence ATGAATTTACCTACATATATTACAAACGAAAAATTACAAACATTTATTCGTCAGGCTTTTTTAGAAGACGTTGGCGATGGTGATCATTCAACTTTAGCATGTGTTCCCTACGATTCTATGCAAGAAGCAGAATTGAAAGTGAAAGACAACGGGATAATTGCTGGAATAGAATTAGCGAAAATTATTTTTGCCACATTTGATCCTTCATTGAAAATCGAATTTTACAAAAATGACGGAGATAGCGTAAGCTTTGGAGATGTAGCGTTTAAGGTGAAAGGTTCTTCGCAATCAATCTTAACGTGTGAAAGATTGGTGTTAAATTGCATGCAGCGTATGTCAGGAATAGCAACTTATGCACACGAAATGATGGAGTTGGTGAAAGGAACAAATGCGAAAATTTTGGACACAAGAAAAACAACACCTAATTTCCGAATGATTGAAAAATGGGCCGTTAAAATTGGAGGTGCAGAAAATCACCGTTTTGGATTGTATGATATGGTGATGTTAAAAGATAATCATGTTGATTTTTGTGGAACAATTACAAAAGCGGTTGCCCAAACAAAAGATTATTTAGCTAAACATCATTTGCATCTAAAAATAGAAGTAGAAACGCGCAACATGGATGAGGTGAAAGAAGCTTTAGAAGCGAATGTTGATTTTATCATGTTAGACAATTTTGACCTCGAAACTTTGAAAGAAGCTGTTATCTATATAAATGGAAAAACGAAAACAGAAGCTTCTGGAGGAATTACAAAAGACTCTGTGCGTGCTATTGCAGAAACTGGAGTAGATTTTATCTCGTCTGGTGCAATTATTCATTCAGCTCCAAATTTTGATTTGAGTTTGAAAGCAATTAAGTAA